One region of Streptomyces sp. CG4 genomic DNA includes:
- the thrC gene encoding threonine synthase, which translates to MAVQTVASNSTVDLGPAAALSCRECGHRVPLGPVFACEECFGPLETAYDFSGYDTEELRRRIEAGPANIWRYAPLLPVPADVADKPNLNPGWTKLVKADNLAHELGVTGGLYVKDDSGNPTHSFKDRVVAQALEAARAFGFTTLSCSSTGNLAGAVGAAAARAGFRSCVFIPHDLEQGKVVMAAVYGGELVGIEGNYDDVNRFCSELIGDSAGEGWGFVNVNLRPYYAEGSKTLAYEICEQLGWRLPDQIVIPIASGSQLTKIDKGLKELIELGLVEDRPYKIFGAQAEGCSPVSTAFKAGHDVVRPQKPNTIAKSLAIGNPADGPYVLDIARRTGGAVEDVTDEEVVDAIKLLARTEGIFAETAGGVTVGVTRKLIKNGVLDPTKTTVVLNTGDGLKTLDAVAGTGLTATIRPTLDSFREAGLA; encoded by the coding sequence ATGGCTGTGCAGACAGTTGCAAGCAATTCCACCGTCGACCTCGGTCCCGCAGCGGCCCTGAGCTGTCGCGAGTGCGGGCACCGCGTCCCGCTCGGCCCGGTGTTCGCCTGCGAGGAGTGTTTCGGCCCGCTGGAGACCGCCTACGACTTCTCCGGCTACGACACCGAAGAGCTGCGCCGCCGTATCGAGGCCGGCCCGGCGAACATCTGGCGCTACGCCCCGCTGCTGCCCGTCCCCGCGGACGTGGCCGACAAGCCGAACCTGAACCCGGGCTGGACCAAGCTCGTCAAGGCCGACAACCTCGCCCACGAGCTGGGCGTCACCGGCGGCCTGTACGTGAAGGACGACTCCGGCAACCCGACGCACTCCTTCAAGGACCGCGTCGTCGCCCAGGCCCTGGAGGCCGCCCGCGCCTTCGGCTTCACCACGCTCTCCTGCTCCTCGACGGGCAACCTGGCCGGTGCCGTCGGCGCCGCCGCGGCCCGCGCCGGCTTCCGCTCCTGCGTGTTCATCCCGCACGACCTGGAGCAGGGCAAGGTCGTCATGGCCGCGGTCTACGGCGGCGAACTGGTCGGCATCGAGGGCAACTACGACGATGTGAACCGCTTCTGCTCGGAGCTGATCGGCGACTCGGCCGGCGAGGGCTGGGGCTTCGTCAACGTCAACCTGCGGCCGTACTACGCGGAGGGCTCCAAGACCCTCGCGTACGAGATCTGCGAGCAGCTCGGCTGGCGGCTGCCCGACCAGATCGTGATCCCGATCGCCTCCGGCTCCCAGCTCACGAAGATCGACAAGGGTCTGAAGGAGCTGATCGAGCTGGGTCTGGTCGAGGACAGGCCGTACAAGATCTTCGGTGCGCAGGCCGAGGGCTGCTCGCCGGTGTCGACGGCCTTCAAGGCCGGCCACGACGTCGTACGGCCCCAGAAGCCGAACACCATCGCCAAGTCCCTCGCCATCGGCAACCCGGCCGACGGCCCCTACGTCCTGGACATCGCGCGCCGCACCGGCGGTGCGGTGGAGGACGTGACGGACGAGGAAGTCGTCGACGCCATCAAGCTGCTGGCCCGCACGGAGGGCATTTTCGCCGAGACCGCGGGCGGAGTGACCGTCGGCGTGACGCGCAAGCTGATCAAGAACGGCGTCCTGGACCCGACGAAGACCACGGTCGTCCTCAACACCGGCGACGGCCTGAAGACCCTCGACGCGGTGGCCGGTACCGGCCTCACCGCCACCATTCGCCCGACCCTGGACTCCTTCCGAGAGGCTGGCCTCGCATGA
- a CDS encoding cold-shock protein — MAQGTVKWFNAEKGYGFIAVDGGADVFVHYSAIQMDGYRTLEEGQRVDFEISQGQKGPQADMVKLATS, encoded by the coding sequence ATGGCTCAGGGCACCGTCAAGTGGTTCAACGCGGAGAAGGGGTACGGCTTCATCGCGGTCGACGGTGGTGCGGATGTTTTCGTCCACTACAGTGCGATCCAGATGGACGGTTACCGCACCCTGGAAGAGGGGCAGCGGGTCGACTTCGAGATCTCGCAGGGCCAGAAGGGTCCGCAGGCGGACATGGTCAAGCTGGCGACCAGCTGA
- a CDS encoding MoaD/ThiS family protein — protein MSVTVRIPTILRTYTGGQAEVAAEGATLAEVIEDLEKNHTGIAARVLDDQGKLRRFVNVYVNDDDVRFEQGLQTATPDGAGVSIIPAVAGG, from the coding sequence ATGAGCGTGACCGTTCGCATCCCCACCATCCTGCGCACCTACACCGGCGGCCAGGCCGAGGTCGCCGCCGAGGGCGCGACCCTCGCCGAGGTCATCGAGGACCTGGAGAAGAACCACACCGGGATCGCCGCGCGCGTCCTGGACGACCAGGGCAAGCTGCGCCGGTTCGTCAACGTCTACGTCAACGACGACGACGTGCGCTTCGAGCAGGGCCTTCAAACCGCGACGCCCGACGGCGCGGGTGTCTCGATCATTCCGGCGGTGGCCGGCGGCTGA